The sequence below is a genomic window from Caldivirga sp..
TAACGCTTACACTAGTTCAGCACTTAACTGTACATGAATCGTTAACTTAACAAATACTGCCATAAATTTACATAATGCCCAATATAATGTGCTTAATGAATCGGCTATCTTCAACCACTACTTAAACTACTTAAACCTAGTTATGGTGATGCAGAGTATTGAAACTATGATTGAAAGAAAGGTTAGCATTCTCAATAACTGGTATACCGAATAGCCATATGTAGCTTTTATCGGGTTTGGCTAAGATAATCCTTAGTTTCATTAAGTTTTCCCTCAATCATCGTGATTCTTCCCCTATACTTTCCTCAGGGTCATTTAAGCGTAAAGCGTTTGATGGAAGCTCAACAACATTGATATACATTAGGTAGCTATGGCATGGTAATGTAAATCTTCTATGAGGGCTATGATGCGTTGTGCAGTAATCTTAAAAAGGAGGATAAATAATCGTGGAATGTAGGGGCCGTAGTCTAGCCTGGTTAGGACACGTGGGTTTAGCCACGCCTAAGGCACGGCTCGGGCCCGTGTGATCCCGGGTTCAAATCCCGGCGGCCCCACCAATTTACATTCACATAGGTATTAAGGAATAAAGGTATAGTCTCCTAAGTCAAGAATACTGTTTCATAAGTACTCTTACTTCCATGGCTTCCTTCTAAATGAACCAGCATTGACTTAAAGTATCTTAATTAAATGAAGGTATAAAAGTGCAATATGCATTACCTTGGTAAATAGTCGAACATGTCTCCACTAAGCATTGCAAAAAGTAATTAAAGTACATGAGAAACCATTAATATGATGAAGAAGATTAAGCTAAGCTTCGCTAATCTAACAGTTGAATTCACTGATAGGAATTTGGCACTGAGGCGTATTGAGGAATGGGCGGAGAAAAGCACATTCCCTGTCCAGGTAATCTATGGACCAGAGGGTTGCGGTAAAACTGCTTGGCTTAAACAATCTATTGAGCTCCTTAAGGAACTGGGATTCAATGTTATTTACATTAATCCTCTCAATAAGGAGGTTATTACAGAATTCGGTATTACGAACCTAAGGGATAGGTTCCTCACTTTAGTTAGGGACGCCATTGCTCAAAATGCCCTTGGTAGGCTTGCTTGGTTAGCCTTTGATATAGCTAAGGAGTTGATTAAGGAAACTAAAAGTAAAGTAGCAGTGATCACCGATGATGCGTTCCAAATAATAGGCATTAGGAATGCGGCAATATATGTGAAAGCTTTACTTAATTTAATCGAGTACCCACCGGAAATGTATGAAAGAATAATTACGATAACCGCTACCAGCGAGGGTGTAAGTCTACGGGAAATAGGTAGGCATGAGTGGGCTGATTTAAGGCCAATGTGGAATATGCCTAAGGAAGGCTTCAGGCAACTCTATGAGCAAATACCTGGCGATAAACTGGACCTCCTCGAAACCTGGAGGTTAACGGGTGGTAACCCGAGAATGCTTGAGAATCTCTATAAAGTGAATTGGAACATAGACGTTGTAATAGAGGATATTATCAGGAGGAAGAACATAACACCTCAATTTATTGCCAGGTGGCGTAATTGGCTTGAGGAGGCGATTAAAGACCCAGACACACTATGGAGTCCTAACGCTCCAGAGGAGTTGATCAATGAGTTAATTGAAAAGAACCTGATACTATACTTCCTGCCAGAGAGGAAACCATGGTTCTGGATAGATCAACCACCATTAGAAAAAGACCCAGAACTCGGTATTGGAAGGTACGTAGCCTGGCAAACACCACTCCATAGGGAAGCAATCAGGAAAGCATTAGGGAAGTAGGCAAGAGCCTCAACACTAATCATGGATGACCCCTTCCTTGCCTTGAAGAGCGAGCCTTTAATTACCCTAAGTAAGATTATTGGGAATATGGTTTAAAGGCTAAAATACCGTTTGCCGATATATTACGTTAGTTGTTCTAAAATTAAGAGACCCATAAAGCTAATACCGTTAATTCCTTGGTTAATTCATTGCATTAATGCTTCCAGTTCCTTAAAACATTATTTACCTGATACCTCCTCATAAGTTTCCTTCATCATGTTCCTGATTTTACCTAGGTTATGGTTCTCCATAAGTCTTTGAAGCTGCAGACTTGCTCTGGCTTCATACTCCCTCTTATTCAGGTACCTTAATGTGCTTTCAACTAGGCAGTTTAAGTCGCCTAGAGGACATACCACACCTCCATTAACCTTAACAAATTCCCCAAGCCCCTCAACATCAGTGGCTACCACAATAGTCTTATTAGCCATCGCATCCATGGCCGCTAATCCATATGCCTCATGCCTAGATGGGGCTAAGGCAATTATGGATTCTGCAAGTATTTTAAGGACCTTGGGTCTAGGTAAGTAGACGTAGTGCTCATCAATGAACCTTGGTTTACCATAGGGTATTTGACCAATGTATATTGTCTTAACCGAGGAATCAATGGACTTAACCACAGCCATGGTCTTTAAGGCTAAGTCACCACCCTTCCTATAGTAATCATAACCCACGAAGACTATGGCCTTAATCTTAGCGGCCTTAACCTTAAATAATGATTCAATGTAGGGTAATGGAATTACCTTCACCTGCTCATCATTGAAGCCATCCCTCAATAACCCATCCCTAGCCCACCTACTCCAGGTAATTATTACTGAATCCTTATACAGTGCCCTTACTGGTGTTTTAACAGGAGTCATGTTCAAGTATCCTGTGAAGAATTGACCTGGGGATTGATCAGTCTCAAGAATTAGCTTAGTTCCCGGCCTAATATACCAGAAGAAGGCATGCACTACATCGTTTAGTTTCCTTAAATTATCATGAAGCACCTTAATAACCAGTCTAAACCCAGATAACGCATCAAGGCTCATGGACCTGGATTCAACTACTGATGACACATCACCAGTAACCTCTATTTCAAAGTCATTGTAAGGTAAGGAGAATAACCTAAGCATGGGGCCAAGTCTCCTAATGAATCCATTAGAATCAATTGGCGCTAATACTGTTACCTTAGTCACAAATTACCCTAGTGGAGGGGTTGTTTAAAAGACACCTAACCTGTAGAGCATGTATATACCCACCAGCACTATTATGATTCCATAAGCCACCCTAAGCGCATTCTTAGGGGCCTTAACCGCTATGCTTGTCCCAGCATAACCACCGGCAATACCCCCAAGCACGTATAATGCAGCAACAAGTACCAGTACTTCCCCGTAGGCCCAATACTCCGCCCCACTGGCGACACCAAAGGTGCCAACGCTTATCAATGATGTTCCAATCGCCCTAGTTATGCATAAGCCCGTTGAGAACATTAACGCAGGTACAATGAGGAAACCACCCCCTATTCCAAAGTAGCCGCTCACTAAGCCAACCACGAACCCGGCACTAGCCACCTTCAGAATTGTACCCAGTGTTAACCTTGGGCATTTACTAAGTGACTGAATAATCCTATCAACTTCATCACTCGTACCTGCCTTGGTTGATTCCCTTCTCACAGCCACATATATCCCAAGCACTATCATCGCTATTGAGAAGTATATTAGAAGCCTAGTGCCTGGCGTAATGTGACCTAGGTATGCGCCTATTAATGCACCCACTACCCCCACGCCAGCAAATACACCACCGACCTTCAACGCTACGTTACGCCTCTTGAGGTGCATGTAGGAGTTTATGTATGCGTTTAAGCCAACTGCTAATGCTGTGGTGCCTATTGCCACGTGAGCCGCATTGGGTATTGTGTCTAAACCCACAAGGTATAGGAAGAGGGGTACAGCAAGTATGGAGCCTCCTCCCCCTATTAAACCAAGTGAGAAGCCTACTAGTATTCCTGATACTACAGATAGGGCGTATTGAAGTGGCGTTACGTATATCATAGTTCACGCTTAGTAGGCTTTATAATTTAAAAACTATTCCGTCAAAAATATGACACATAGTTACATTTATTTACCAGTTTAGGGTAGTTTAGTTATGGTTAGTGTCCAGCAGGCCGTTAGGGTCATTGTGGAGGAGAATCCCCTCTACGTGATTGCATTATCAAGCGGCATAGCCAACTTATCAGCAATAGCCAGGGAAGTTAAACCACTTGTAGAGTCCATTGTTGGTAAGGAAGTTAACCTAATGACTATAGTTAAGGCGTTGGAGAGGTTATCATCAAGGAAAGCCCCAACCTCAATAAGGGATATTGGGGAAGCCTTAGAGAAGGCTGAAGTGGTCATATTCAATGGTGTTGATGAGATTGAATTAAGCCTGGTGGACACTGTGAAATTATATGAATCACATGAATTAATGGAATTGTTCAAGGGCTATTCAATACTTTTAACTGATGGGGAAAGGGTGAAGTTAATAGCCCCAGTTGCAGTTCTAGGCAAATTCACAAACACGGTGGGTAGGCAGGAATACACCTTGGTTAGGATAATGTTCGGCGAGAAGGCACCGGTGGGTTTTGTAACATTTATGGTTCAATTAGCTAGAGCAAGTGGAATAACAATAAGGCACATGCTTAGGTATGATAATGACGTATTCATAGTTGTTGAGAGAAGTTATGCGGTGGCATTACTTAAACTAATTGAGGATCTAAGGAATAGCGTTAGGAGAAGGCAGGTGAATCAAAGTAATAATACTGGCTTACTTAAATAACCCCTCCTAGCCTCATTAGGCAATGAGGATAAGGGACTTAAGAAACGCAAGTAGGGTAGTGTTGGCCCTAGACTTAACTGAACCCAGGAGATACTGGGGCATTATGGATGAGTTAAGGGGTTTAGTTAAAATTGTTAAGGTTAGTTGGGTAACGTTACTTACAATAGGGCCTGAGGGATTAAGTAAGCTGATAAATTATAATAAGGATGTTTACTTCCTCATGGACGCTAAATTAGCCGATGTAGGGTTCATAAATAACATAATCGCAAGTAAACTTAAGGAGCTGGGTGTTAATGGAGTTATAGTTCATGGATTCGTAGGTAAGGTTAACATGCCTAATGTAGAAGGCCTAGATTTACTAGTTCTAGCATCAATGACAAGTGGGGGTGAGTTATATGATGCTAACTTTGAGGGGATGATCAGTATGGTTAAGGAGATTAACGCCGCAGGGGTTATTATTGGTGGTAATAAGCCTAATTTAATAAGGAGGGCAAGATCATATTTAGGTAATGACTACGTAATACTTAGCCCAGGTATTGGTGCACAGGGGGTTAAGCCGGGGTGCGCGATATTTCATGGTGCTGATTTTGAAATAGTGGGTAGAGCCATATATGAGTCAGGGAACCCTAGGGATTCATTTATTAAAATTGAGGAGGAGTCTAAGAAGGCTGAGTGCAGTCAATGATTAGTGAAAAATAAAAGAAATAAAATGTTTTTACCTTTAAGTCATTATTTTTTAACTCAATTACTCGATCTTGCCTATTGCCTTCCTTATTGTCTTACCATTAGGGCACTTGAAGAGCCCTATTACAACACCCTTCCTGCCCTTTGGCTGAAGCACCCATGCCTTAACCGGCTTCAGCTTAACCATCTGCCCATCGCATTCTACTTCATACTCCTTATTGAGGTATTGTTGTACGTTTACTGCCATACCGGTCAATAGGTATGCTGCGTAATGGCTAATAAACATGAAGAGCATTAATTATGGAAAAAAGAGATTAAATACTGCTCTTTTAATCATCAAATATATCATTATTACGTGAAGAATTGCTTATATTTAACCATAGTGCACTCATAAACTTCTCAATCAAGTCACCAAAGCTTATTAGTGAATAAACACTTCTATTGCTCATTAATGATCACTAATCCTAGAAAAGGATGATTAAGGCTTTTCACGGTTAATAATGGGTTTATTAAGGAAGTATACTTTAACATGAGCCAAGCCCACTACTTAAGCATCCTAGGATGATGCATTATTCCTCTACACCACCCCTCTTAAACCTACTAATATAATCCCTCCCAGGATTCTCAACTTCATATAATTCCCTCCTCCTGGCTTCAAGCAGGTTATCACTTAAGCCAAGTAGTGATGCGTAGGTATGCGCTTCAATACCACTGGGTAAGTAATCCCTCCAGTTAATTACTCTGAGTAAGTGATGAGCAATTATAAGTTTCTTAGGTTTAGCGTTACTCCATATTGTGACTAGGTTATTATTAGCCTCATTAAGATCCTCCTGCTTAAAGGAACCGCCAAGGAGGTATGCTGGGAAACCACCCACTATTAGGAAATCAGCCCTAAGATTTAATGCGAATTCAACAGCCTCCCTGGAAAGTGGGCCTTGAACATCAGGTATGTAGCCGAGGGAACTGGATTCATCAATGATTCCTAAGCCTACCACGTACCCAGTTCTACTACCTGGTTTACCGTGGGGAATTGGAGTGGAGAAAATAAGCCTAGTGTTGTTAACCTTAATGGACTGCCCATCACACTTAACCCACTTATTCACTAAACCCTGAATCGCCTTAAAGAGTCCAATACCTCTCCTCCTCTGGCTTGGGTTAACGGTTTCATAATCCTTAGCGAAAACTACCTTACCTTCATAAACCAATTCATAGTCCTTGGCCCCAGTACCCATGTAGATGCTACTGTAGGGTGGGGTGAAGTGGTCCCTATGGTAATGAGATATGAAGATGTAATCAACCTTATCAGCGAGATTCATTAACTTCCCCCTAAAGGCTTTAAGGGCGTCGAACTCCCTTGGATGCGGTGGTAGACCAAACCTAAAGGGAACTAAGCTTGCCCCTGGGTCAATCAATATCTTTAAATCCTTAGTCTCCACGTAGAGGCTCATTGATCTTACACCAAGGCTTTCCTCACCAAGTGGCTTAATTAGCATGAATACTTCAGTATAGATACTGAGTTTTAACCTTAAGCACCTTCTTAATTCACTGCGTAACGCTTGCTTAATTATGCGTAGTCAAGGATTCGGCATGAGGATTAAGTGCCCTATTATTTTAACCTTGGTTTGGCTTTACCATTATACTTAAGTATCATAACCCCTAGCGCTAGTACTGGCATTGATAAGTAAATTAATCCACGCCTATACCCTGAAATTGATATTACGTAACCTATGTAGAGTGGCCCAATTATGTTGGCTACAGGGAAGGCTGAATTATACACACCATACGCTGTACCTCTTCTTCTCAAATCGGTTAACATTGCCACCAGTTCAGTACTGGAAACACTATACGTGCCCCAGACAAGGGCGTATGATGACATAACTAGAAATGCATAGACTGGGTCAGGTGGAATAATGGCATTAAGTAGGAAGAATAAGCCGGCTAGGATTAGGCTGAGGCTGAATATTAACCAGGCGTTAATCCTACTGAGCATTTTAGTGAACACGTATATTACTGGGATTTCAAGGAGGGCCTCAATGCTTAATGTCAATGTGGCTAGGGCATAGCCCATCCTTAGGTTAAAGGCGTAAAACACAGGTATGTAAAGGTTCTTGGCAACATCAGTGAATAGGAATATTGTTACGGAAAGCATTAGTA
It includes:
- a CDS encoding ATP-binding protein; translated protein: MMKKIKLSFANLTVEFTDRNLALRRIEEWAEKSTFPVQVIYGPEGCGKTAWLKQSIELLKELGFNVIYINPLNKEVITEFGITNLRDRFLTLVRDAIAQNALGRLAWLAFDIAKELIKETKSKVAVITDDAFQIIGIRNAAIYVKALLNLIEYPPEMYERIITITATSEGVSLREIGRHEWADLRPMWNMPKEGFRQLYEQIPGDKLDLLETWRLTGGNPRMLENLYKVNWNIDVVIEDIIRRKNITPQFIARWRNWLEEAIKDPDTLWSPNAPEELINELIEKNLILYFLPERKPWFWIDQPPLEKDPELGIGRYVAWQTPLHREAIRKALGK
- a CDS encoding MBL fold metallo-hydrolase, encoding MLIKPLGEESLGVRSMSLYVETKDLKILIDPGASLVPFRFGLPPHPREFDALKAFRGKLMNLADKVDYIFISHYHRDHFTPPYSSIYMGTGAKDYELVYEGKVVFAKDYETVNPSQRRRGIGLFKAIQGLVNKWVKCDGQSIKVNNTRLIFSTPIPHGKPGSRTGYVVGLGIIDESSSLGYIPDVQGPLSREAVEFALNLRADFLIVGGFPAYLLGGSFKQEDLNEANNNLVTIWSNAKPKKLIIAHHLLRVINWRDYLPSGIEAHTYASLLGLSDNLLEARRRELYEVENPGRDYISRFKRGGVEE
- a CDS encoding chromatin protein Cren7; translated protein: MAVNVQQYLNKEYEVECDGQMVKLKPVKAWVLQPKGRKGVVIGLFKCPNGKTIRKAIGKIE
- a CDS encoding glycosyltransferase family 4 protein — translated: MTKVTVLAPIDSNGFIRRLGPMLRLFSLPYNDFEIEVTGDVSSVVESRSMSLDALSGFRLVIKVLHDNLRKLNDVVHAFFWYIRPGTKLILETDQSPGQFFTGYLNMTPVKTPVRALYKDSVIITWSRWARDGLLRDGFNDEQVKVIPLPYIESLFKVKAAKIKAIVFVGYDYYRKGGDLALKTMAVVKSIDSSVKTIYIGQIPYGKPRFIDEHYVYLPRPKVLKILAESIIALAPSRHEAYGLAAMDAMANKTIVVATDVEGLGEFVKVNGGVVCPLGDLNCLVESTLRYLNKREYEARASLQLQRLMENHNLGKIRNMMKETYEEVSGK
- the pyrF gene encoding orotidine-5'-phosphate decarboxylase; its protein translation is MRIRDLRNASRVVLALDLTEPRRYWGIMDELRGLVKIVKVSWVTLLTIGPEGLSKLINYNKDVYFLMDAKLADVGFINNIIASKLKELGVNGVIVHGFVGKVNMPNVEGLDLLVLASMTSGGELYDANFEGMISMVKEINAAGVIIGGNKPNLIRRARSYLGNDYVILSPGIGAQGVKPGCAIFHGADFEIVGRAIYESGNPRDSFIKIEEESKKAECSQ
- a CDS encoding sulfite exporter TauE/SafE family protein, with amino-acid sequence MIYVTPLQYALSVVSGILVGFSLGLIGGGGSILAVPLFLYLVGLDTIPNAAHVAIGTTALAVGLNAYINSYMHLKRRNVALKVGGVFAGVGVVGALIGAYLGHITPGTRLLIYFSIAMIVLGIYVAVRRESTKAGTSDEVDRIIQSLSKCPRLTLGTILKVASAGFVVGLVSGYFGIGGGFLIVPALMFSTGLCITRAIGTSLISVGTFGVASGAEYWAYGEVLVLVAALYVLGGIAGGYAGTSIAVKAPKNALRVAYGIIIVLVGIYMLYRLGVF